In Campylobacter sp., the DNA window AGGAGATGTAATGAAAATATTTAAAGCCCTGCTCGCAACAGCGCTAATCACCGCCACCCTAAGCGCTAAGACGCTTAAAGAGGGCACGCTCGTAATAGCTACGGAGGGGACTTACTCGCCGTATTCTTTCTATGACGAGAAAAATAATCTTACCGGCTTTGATGTCGATATCGCTCGCGCACTGGCAAAAGAGCTAGGGCTAAAGGCGGAATTTTTAACCGCGCCGTGGGATGCGATGCTCGCGGCATTTGACGCAGGCAAAGCGGACATAGCGATGAATCAAGTAAGCATCACGCAGGAGCGCAAGAAAAAATATAATTTCAGCGAGCCTTATACCGTGGCTTATGCTGCGCTGGTAGTACGAGCTGATAACGAAGGGATTAAGAGTTTTGCGGATCTTAAAGGCAAAAAAAGCGTCCACTCCGCTACCAGTAACTGGGCGGACATGGCGCGCAGCTATGGCGCTGATATCGTCACAGCAGACGGATTTAGCAAGGGCGTGGAGCTCATCATAGCTCGTCGCGCAGACGCTACGATCAACGACAATATCACATTTTTCGACTATATGAAGCAGCGCCCAAACGCCCCGCTAAAGATCGCAGCTCAAGGTAATGAGCCGATCTATTCCGCCGTGCTACTTAAAAAGGACGACGAGCTGACGGCGCAGATAAATTCCGCGCTAAAATCGCTAAAGCAAAAAGGCGTTCTGAAAGAAATTTCACTTAAATATTTTGGCAAAGACATTACGGAGTAAATTCTACAACCGCTTAGTTGAAGCGTGGGATTTTAAACTTGGTTGGGCGGAATTTCGCATTTTAAATTTCGCTCATAAAATTTTGGAGGAATTATGAAAAATTTAATAAAAACTTTGCTTGCGTGCGCGCTTTTAATATGCGGCGCAAACGCTAAAACACTACGCGAAGGCACGCTTAAAGTAGCTACGGAAGGCACCTTTTCGCCATTTTCGTATTATAACGACAAAAATGAGCTCGTAGGATACGACGTAGATGTCGCGCGCGCAGTCGCCGAAAAACTTGGTCTAAAAATAGAATTTCTAACCGCGCCTTGGGATGCGATGCTTGCAGCATTTGATGCAGGCAAGGCAGACGCTGTGTTTAATCAAGTAAGCATCACTGATGAGCGCAAGAAAAAATATGAGTATTCTGTGCCCTACACCGTCGTTTACGGAGCTATCATCGTGCATAAAGATAACAACGACATTAAAAGCTTCGAGGATTTAAAAGGCAAGAAAAATGCAGACTCCGCTACCAGCAACTGGGCGCAAGTCGCTAAAAAATACGGCGCGCAAAACGTAACCGTCGATAGTTTCGCTAAAAGTATGGAGCTGCTGATCGCTCGCCGCGTAGATACCGTCGTGCGCGACAATACCGTATTTTACGACTTTTTAAAACAACGTCCGGATGCTCCGATTAAGATCGCTGCAAAGCTAAAAGATGTCGATTATAGCGCTGCAATCGTGCAGAAGGGCAATAAAGAGCTCGCAGATCAAATCAGCAAAGCCTTAAACGAACTCAAAGCCGAAGGTAAGCTAAAAGAAATTTCGCTTAAATATTTCGGCAAAGATGTGAGTGAATGAACGAAACAAGCAGAATTCTAGAGCTTGTTAGCAGCTCGCTAGAGCCGATGGCGCTAGCCCTGTTACAAGTTACGATCCCGCTTACGATAATCTCATTTCTGCTCGGGCTCGTGCTTGCGGTGCTGACGGCGGTCGCACGCATCGCAAATTTTAAAATTTTAAAACAGCTAAGCGAAATTTATATTTGGATTTTTCGCGGCACTCCGCTTTTGGTGCAGCTTTTTATCGTCTATTTCGGGCTTCCAATCATCGGGATCACGCTTGATGTTTGGGCTGCTGCGATCATTACCTTTAGCCTAAATATCGGCGCTTACGCTTCAGAGGCGGTGCGAGCTGCGATCCTATCGGTGCCAAAAGGACAATGGGAGGCGGCTACCTCGCTAGGCATGAGCTACGCTCAAATTCTGCGCCGCATTATCGCTCCGCAAGCAGCGCGCATATCGCTGCCGCCGCTATCAAATATATTTATCTCTACGCTTAAAGACACCTCGCTCGTAGCCTCGATTACGATGGTTGATATGTTTATGGTCGCTCAACGTATCGCTGCACGGGCATTCGATCCGCTTACGTTATACGTACTGGCGGCACTATTTTATCTAGCAGTCTGCACCCTTCTTACGTTCTTACAATCCAAGCTAGAGCGACGATTTTCAAGGTTCGTGTGATGATAAAATTTACGAACTTAACTAAGTGCTTCGGCGATCACGTCGTGCTAAACGAGCTAAGCTTAGAATTTCGCGATGGGCAAACGACAGTGATTTTAGGAAGCTCCGGCTCCGGCAAATCCACGATGCTGCGTTGCATAAATCTGCTCGAAATTCCAAGCGGCGGCGAGCTACGGCTAGGCGAGTTTAAGATAAATTTCGATGCTCCGCATAAAACAAGCGAGTATCATCCGTTCCGCGCTCATACGGGCATGGTTTTTCAAAGCTTCAATCTCTTTCCGCACCTCAACGTCTTGCAAAACGTCATCGAAGCGCCCGTACACGTGCTAAAGCAGCCACGCGAGCTTGCCGAGGCAAATGCAATGGCGCTGCTAAAAAAAGTCGGTATGGCGGATAAAGCTGGCGCGTATCCGGCTCGCCTCTCCGGCGGTCAGAGCCAGCGCGTGGCGATCGCGCGGGCACTTGCGATGCAGCCTGAGTTTTTGCTGCTGGACGAGCCTACGAGCGCGCTTGATCCCGAGCTTGAGGCGCAGGTGCTAAAGACTATCGCAGAGCTTGCCGCAGAGGATCGCTCGCTTATCATCGTCACGCACAATATGGGCTTTGCGCGCAAGATCGCAGATAGAATTTTATTCTTAGACGGCGGAGTTATCGCATTCGACGGCGACGCAGAGGAATTCTTCGGTAGCAGCGATGAGCGCATAGCTAAATTTATCGGAGCGATGAGCTTTTAAATCCATTAAATTTTAAGGAGAAAAGATGAAAATAGATACCCTAATCGTAAAGGGCATAGAGGCTAAGTCCAACCCCCATAACGCGGTGATTCCGCCGATATATCTAGCCAGCACCTTCGTGCAAGAAAGCCTGGATGATTTCGGCAAATACGCCTATTCGCGCGGCGCAAATCCTACGCGCAACGCCTTCGAGGAACTTTTCGCAAAATTTGAAGGCAGCAAATACGCCTTCGCGCTAGCCTCGGGTATGGCGGCTACGAGCGCTGCATTTGCGCTGCTTAAAAGCGGCGATCGCGTGCTGTTAAATAATAACGTTTACGGCGGCACCTATCGATACGTAAGCGGGATTTTTAAAAATCAAGGGGTCAATTACGACTTAGTGGACGATCTAAATTTGATCACCGAAATTCCGAGCGACGTCAAAATGGTCTTCATCGAAACGCCGTCAAATCCGCTTTTGCGCGTAACCGATATTGAGCGCATCAGCGAGCTCGCGCATAAAAACGGCGCGCTTGTGGTGATGGATAATACCTTTTTGACCCCATATTATCAGCGCCCGCTAGAGCACGGCGCAGACGTCGTGGTTTATAGCGCGACCAAATACATAGGCGGGCATGCCGATCTGATCGCCGGCATCGTTACGACGAATGACGACGAGCTTGCCGCAAGAATTCAGTTTATGAAAAACACTCTGGGCGCGACGCTATCGCCTACCGACGCGTATTCTCTAATACGCGGACTTAAAACGTTAAGCGTGCGCTTCGACCGCCAGAGCGAAAATACGCTAAAGATAATAGAATTTTTACGCGGCAATCCTGCGGTAGAGGCGGTAAATTTTGCAGGCTCGCATTCGGCTAACGAAAAAGAGATACAAAATCGCCAAGCTG includes these proteins:
- a CDS encoding amino acid ABC transporter substrate-binding protein, which gives rise to MKIFKALLATALITATLSAKTLKEGTLVIATEGTYSPYSFYDEKNNLTGFDVDIARALAKELGLKAEFLTAPWDAMLAAFDAGKADIAMNQVSITQERKKKYNFSEPYTVAYAALVVRADNEGIKSFADLKGKKSVHSATSNWADMARSYGADIVTADGFSKGVELIIARRADATINDNITFFDYMKQRPNAPLKIAAQGNEPIYSAVLLKKDDELTAQINSALKSLKQKGVLKEISLKYFGKDITE
- a CDS encoding amino acid ABC transporter substrate-binding protein, which produces MKNLIKTLLACALLICGANAKTLREGTLKVATEGTFSPFSYYNDKNELVGYDVDVARAVAEKLGLKIEFLTAPWDAMLAAFDAGKADAVFNQVSITDERKKKYEYSVPYTVVYGAIIVHKDNNDIKSFEDLKGKKNADSATSNWAQVAKKYGAQNVTVDSFAKSMELLIARRVDTVVRDNTVFYDFLKQRPDAPIKIAAKLKDVDYSAAIVQKGNKELADQISKALNELKAEGKLKEISLKYFGKDVSE
- a CDS encoding amino acid ABC transporter permease, whose amino-acid sequence is MNETSRILELVSSSLEPMALALLQVTIPLTIISFLLGLVLAVLTAVARIANFKILKQLSEIYIWIFRGTPLLVQLFIVYFGLPIIGITLDVWAAAIITFSLNIGAYASEAVRAAILSVPKGQWEAATSLGMSYAQILRRIIAPQAARISLPPLSNIFISTLKDTSLVASITMVDMFMVAQRIAARAFDPLTLYVLAALFYLAVCTLLTFLQSKLERRFSRFV
- a CDS encoding amino acid ABC transporter ATP-binding protein; translation: MIKFTNLTKCFGDHVVLNELSLEFRDGQTTVILGSSGSGKSTMLRCINLLEIPSGGELRLGEFKINFDAPHKTSEYHPFRAHTGMVFQSFNLFPHLNVLQNVIEAPVHVLKQPRELAEANAMALLKKVGMADKAGAYPARLSGGQSQRVAIARALAMQPEFLLLDEPTSALDPELEAQVLKTIAELAAEDRSLIIVTHNMGFARKIADRILFLDGGVIAFDGDAEEFFGSSDERIAKFIGAMSF
- a CDS encoding PLP-dependent aspartate aminotransferase family protein, with product MKIDTLIVKGIEAKSNPHNAVIPPIYLASTFVQESLDDFGKYAYSRGANPTRNAFEELFAKFEGSKYAFALASGMAATSAAFALLKSGDRVLLNNNVYGGTYRYVSGIFKNQGVNYDLVDDLNLITEIPSDVKMVFIETPSNPLLRVTDIERISELAHKNGALVVMDNTFLTPYYQRPLEHGADVVVYSATKYIGGHADLIAGIVTTNDDELAARIQFMKNTLGATLSPTDAYSLIRGLKTLSVRFDRQSENTLKIIEFLRGNPAVEAVNFAGSHSANEKEIQNRQAGGIGAVISLVLKPQYDYKTFARSLELFDLAVSLGGVESLICHPASMTHESYPRELQERIGISQNLLRLAIGIENADDLITDLATALEKSKK